The following are encoded together in the Caretta caretta isolate rCarCar2 chromosome 17, rCarCar1.hap1, whole genome shotgun sequence genome:
- the EVI2A gene encoding protein EVI2A, with protein sequence MNMKLTRRCNFAFIVAIIFSLCLQIRANNTDRPRFTNERYLGTITQNISENQSTTEASTNFITQNTDYNGESTTTFETQTAAFQSTFGQEPSTFSPSFHLTSAVQDPLTTTKTQITTKTEHCEEKNKSLILICFIIIAVLVLACTFLFLSTVVMANKVSYLKRSKEGKRMPRSNGDFLVSSSLWPAGSNTWQRKSKELTGTDLMMQDLISETANTVQKKNAVETTEKLTRGRANDQKNEQASKPCDSIVTNFIVEI encoded by the coding sequence ATGAACATGAAATTGACAAGGCGCTGTAATTTTGCTTTTATTGTTGCGATCATCTTTTCATTGTGCTTGCAAATCAGAGCAAACAACACTGACCGTCCCCGGTTTACAAATGAGAGATATTTGGGTACCATTACCCAAAACATAAGTGAAAACCAGAGTACCACTGAAGCCAGTACAAATTTTATTACGCAAAACACAGATTACAATGGGGAGTCAACTACTACTTTTGAAACGCAGACAGCCGCCTTTCAATCAACATTTGGTCAGGAACCGTCAACATTTTCCCCCAGCTTTCATCTTACTTCTGCAGTTCAAGACCCTTTGACCACCACGAAGACCCAGATTACAACAAAAACTGAACATTGTGAAGAAAAGAATAAATCTCTgatattaatttgttttattataatagcaGTGCTTGTTCTTGCTTGCACATTTCTATTTCTGTCAACTGTGGTAATGGCAAACAAGGTATCGTATCTCAAAAGATCTAAAGAAGGAAAGCGCATGCCCAGAAGTAATGGTGATTTTCTGGTTAGTAGCAGTTTATGGCCAGCTGGATCAAATACATGGCAGAGGAAGTCTAAAGAGCTAACAGGGACTGACTTGATGATGCAAGACCTGATATCAGAGACAGCTAACACAGttcaaaagaaaaatgcagttGAAACAACTGAGAAACTCACTAGGGGAAGAGCTAATGATCAGAAAAATGAACAAGCCTCAAAACCATGTGACAGCATCGTAACCAATTTTATAGTTGAGATTTAA
- the EVI2B gene encoding protein EVI2B, translating to MEGTSKEAEDNHTLCVVSKRERDTNHIILIFFYGQLWRSLSTEIQRPPTNLLSTVFLTQSRNTSISLETVLHQIEKPSAAIMTPHTTATEESEPSDGSWIAALLIGIILSGMMIVIIIILLWKCSKKPAQADPNWAGRSPFADGDIPDIFVDSIKETELATKRTSVLSILPWKFNKNGSLDNSKSSESKETPEKPPSCNTKEKSNQSTPTLKGGSGPLAANISVSSSNIINVPPPPVSDGLSDVCDPPLNPILAPPESLDLPPPPDLLNEVQENHCPEISKSLEFQSEAQSEFPPPPDLTHQDVN from the exons ATGGAAGGCACATCAAAAGAAGCAG AAGACAACCACACACTGTGTGTGGTCagcaaaagagaaagggacacGAACCATATAATCCTAATTTTCTTCTATGGACAATTGTGGCGATCACTTTCTACAGAGATACAGAGGCCTCCAACAAACCTATTGTCAACTGTTTTTCTGACACAATCAAGAAATACATCTATCAGtcttgaaa CTGTCTTACACCAAATTGAAAAGCCATCAGCAGCTATCATGACACCTCATACCACTGCAACAGAAGAAAGTGAACCCAGTGATGGGAGCTGGATAGCTGCACTGTTAATTGGCATAATTTTGTCTGGGATGATGATAGTTATTATTATAATTCTACTGTGGAAATGCTCAAAAAAGCCAGCTCAGGCTGATCCAAACTGGGCAGGTCGCTCTCCATTTGCAGATGGAGACATACCTGATATCTTTGTGGACAGTATTAAAGAAACGGAGCTGGCCACAAAACGTACATCAGTTCTCTCTATCTTGCCATGGAAATTTAACAAAAATGGATCCCTGGATAATTCTAAAAGCTCTGAATCAAAAGAAACACCTGAGAAGCCACCCAGCTGCAACACAAAGGAGAAGAGCAATCAATCTACCCCTACACTAAAGGGAGGCTCAGGCCCATTAGCCGCCAACATTTCGGTTTCCTCTTCAAATATTATCAATGTGCCCCCACCTCCTGTTTCAGATGGACTGAGTGACGTATGCGACCCTCCGCTCAACCCAATCCTTGCCCCACCCGAGTCACTTGATCTGCCACCTCCACCTGACTTGCTTAACGAAGTCCAGGAGAACCACTGTCCCGAAATCAGCAAATCTCTTGAATTTCAATCAGAAGCACAGAGCgagtttccccctcctcctgactTAACCCATCAAGATGTAAATTAA
- the OMG gene encoding oligodendrocyte-myelin glycoprotein, which translates to MEYQILKTRPCLLVLLIFIPTVLCICPSKCTCSGNNRNVDCSGRNLTMLPHEFQDNITYLNLSFNHFVNLDHQLTRFTNLRTLDISNNWLKNIPAHLPKSLWEIYAMGNNIKVLQKLDTAYQWNLKVLDVSRNMVERAVLINNTLSSLRFLNLSSNKLWTVPTNMPYNIETVDLSNNFLTQILPGTLVRLLHLTNIYLHNNKFTYIPDKAFDRLFQLQVITLYNNPWSCNDKQNIPYLLKWVKETAAIVIGAPCPNQTVSWINATPLLTAPTVTDTYFIGKGTKAADTNGSPMANDPIQVTKIREQFRANEVTLSANLSQTVLFTSTDRPLLLYPEDPTPRKISSHEAAATHTIYIKNSTDVNSSTISSTGSSTTPMTLSITSKMLTNYSKMPQQSTTVTLRKEESTTNIFNTHAPSKASICEVCSFYVVMLNAVAILIG; encoded by the coding sequence ATGGAATACCAGATATTGAAAACACGTCCTTGTCTACTGGTCCTTCTGATTTTTATTCCCACTGTTCTGTGCATTTGCCCTTCTAAGTGTACGTGCTCAGGAAACAACAGAAATGTGGACTGTTCTGGCAGAAACTTGACTATGCTGCCACATGAATTTCAAGACAACATTACATATTTAAATCTGTCTTTTAACCACTTTGTTAATCTTGACCATCAGCTGACCCGGTTCACCAATTTGAGGACCCTTGATATTTCAAATAATTGGCTCAAGAACATTCCTGCTCATCTGCCCAAGTCTCTATGGGAAATATACGCCATGGGTAACAATATTAAAGTTCTTCAGAAACTTGATACAGCTTACCAGTGGAATCTTAAAGTGCTTGACGTTTCCAGGAATATGGTAGAAAGAGCGGTACTTATCAACAATACATTGAGTAGTCTCAGATTTCTCAATCTCAGTAGCAACAAACTTTGGACAGTTCCAACCAATATGCCCTACAACATAGAGACGGTGGATCTATCAAACAACTTCTTAACACAAATACTTCCAGGAACACTGGTGAGGCTGCTACACCTTACAAACATTTATCTGCACAACAACAAGTTCACATATATTCCTGACAAAGCTTTTGACCGGCTCTTTCAACTACAAGTCATAACACTTTATAACAACCCATGGTCATGCAACGATAAGCAAAATATCCCTTACTTGCTAAAGTGGGTAAAGGAAACAGCAGCCATTGTGATAGGGGCTCCGTGCCCCAATCAAACTGTGTCTTGGATTAATGCCACACCACTTTTGACCGCTCCCACAGTTACAGACACTTACTTCATAGGTAAAGGAACAAAGGCAGCAGACACGAATGGCTCTCCAATGGCAAATGACCCAATCCAAGTGACAAAAATACGTGAACAATTCCGAGCAAATGAAGTTACATTAAGTGCTAACTTAAGCCAAACTGTATTATTTACAAGCACAGATAGACCATTACTCCTCTATCCAGAAGATCCGACTCCTCGAAAAATTAGTTCGCATGAAGCAGCAGCCACACACACTATCTACATTAAAAATTCAACTGATGTGAACTCAAGCACGATAAGTTCAACAGGATCATCCACTACTCCCATGACCCTAAGTATTACCAGCAAAATGCTAACAAACTACTCTAAAATGCCTCAACAAAGCACAACCGTTACCTTAAGGAAAGAGGAGTCCAccacaaatatttttaacactCATGCGCCCTCCAAAGCAAGCATTTGTGAGGTGTGTTCATTCTACGTTGTAATGCTTAATGCAGTGGCAATTCTGATTGGCTAA